The sequence AATTAATGTGCCATTCTTCTCTACCATAAAAAGCTGCATCGTCTTTGAGAAACGCTCAAAGGTCAGAAGAAAATATGGGAGACATATCGCCCGAAAAGAAACCTGCAGGTTGTGGCCTATTCTCTGTAGTTTTCGGTCGAAGAAGTTTTTGGCCAAGAAGATCAACATCTACAGGTTCACTTCCTACAGTGAATGCAGCCAATTTCACCAGAACTCCTAGCACGCCAAAGAGGCGAAGGAGTGGCTCGGATGAGGCTGCATTTCTAGACAATTCGCCTAGTGTAGCAGAAGGGCAGCAAAAATCTATCACAAAGGCTCCTATGCATCCCAAGATCCCCCCTGCACAGAACCAAAACTACGGTAAAAAACTTCCCGAGGAAGCAACTAAAATATCTCCTGATCAAGGCTATGCTAATCAAAATCAAGGTTATAGTAATCAAAATGCATTTGTTAATCAAGGTAGGAGGGTTCCTACGGAGGCAGTTGGTATTTCCGGTGAGCTCGAAAGCATGATCACTGATCACCAAAAATCTAAAGGAAGCAGCACGCTTGTCCGTGCTTCATCAAGCAATGTGATGCTTCTTGGCAATTTAGGTAACTTGAGGCAAGGAGGAGGTGGAGGAAATACAACTTCTCATAGTGTTCTTGATTACCTTCCTAAGACCGCAAGAGAAGAGGTTGTTACACCTAATGGAAAATACCCTAATAGTGTAATGGGAAATGTAGTGAAGAAACAGAACGAAGAGAAACCAAACGTAGGTGCGCAGCCTGCTTCAGGTTCATTATGCCGGGCTCTGTCTACTAGAATGGACCCTGAGCAACTTAAAATGATGGGTAATGAAGATTACAAGAATGGGAATTTCGCAGAGGCATTGGCTCTGTATAATGCAGCAATCTCGATTGATCCTAACAAGGCTTCTTATCGGAGCAACAGAAGCGCAGCATTAACAGCTCTAGGTAAAATTCTCGAGGCAGTTTTCGAGTGCAGAGAAGCCATTCGAATTGAACCCCATTACCATAGAGCTCATCATCGTTTAGCAAACTTGTATCTCAGGTATAAAAATTACCATTAATTGCCAAGAGACTCTAGTACAATTAAGTTCCATGATAATTTAATACTgtgtttcttcttttccttggtGAAATTCTTATGTGTTAATAGATTAGGTGAGGCAGAAAAGGCTATATATCATTACAAATATGCAGGGCCTGAAGCTGACCATGTTGACATTTCAAAAGCTAAAGCTCTTCAAGCCCATCTCAACAAGTGCACCGAAGCTCGTAAACATCGAGACTGGAACACCTTGATCAAGGAGACGGCGGCTACCATATCCGCCGGCGCAGATTCAGCACCGCAAGTAAGCCGCCTAGTTATCATTCATCATATTTTAACCCCTGTATGTTAAATATTGCCATGCAATGCTAAACTAGTT is a genomic window of Populus alba chromosome 5, ASM523922v2, whole genome shotgun sequence containing:
- the LOC118031683 gene encoding inactive TPR repeat-containing thioredoxin TTL3; this encodes MGDISPEKKPAGCGLFSVVFGRRSFWPRRSTSTGSLPTVNAANFTRTPSTPKRRRSGSDEAAFLDNSPSVAEGQQKSITKAPMHPKIPPAQNQNYGKKLPEEATKISPDQGYANQNQGYSNQNAFVNQGRRVPTEAVGISGELESMITDHQKSKGSSTLVRASSSNVMLLGNLGNLRQGGGGGNTTSHSVLDYLPKTAREEVVTPNGKYPNSVMGNVVKKQNEEKPNVGAQPASGSLCRALSTRMDPEQLKMMGNEDYKNGNFAEALALYNAAISIDPNKASYRSNRSAALTALGKILEAVFECREAIRIEPHYHRAHHRLANLYLRLGEAEKAIYHYKYAGPEADHVDISKAKALQAHLNKCTEARKHRDWNTLIKETAATISAGADSAPQIFALQAEALIKLHRHQEAEEASMKCPNFDVDACTKFFGPIGNANLLVVRAQVHMALGRFDDASAALQRATRLDSNNKEANMVLRKAKAVAAARSNGNQLFKAARFYEACHAYSEGLEHDPYNSVLLCNRAACRSKLGQYEKAVEDCNAALTVRPGYSKARLRRADCNAKLEKWEVSVKDYEMLQNEAPGDDGVSRALMEAKSELKKQRGPDAAA